One genomic segment of Cystobacter fuscus DSM 2262 includes these proteins:
- a CDS encoding sensor histidine kinase, which translates to MDIRTQSALLASIIGLALGVSMLLRAARPRVLTLYSVFALTLGGYYLSTFIHDFFATGNYPWVTRVAVGATILLASLVPGAAVAFFLEFLGVSQGTHLLGRRLAFLSAVFGLMVAVSPLAQKEWARIVVGTWVLGALLASVSLLLRRVRTTDSRIERLRLTYLAIGAGAAILFSVLDQLERYGLPFPTPLGPVFTTLYLFFLAQTLLRLRLMDLHELLAKIVSQTLLASILAVVFTLLTMWVDKNNTSLFIFNTVVATFVLLILLEPLRAKVEERVVAVFFRERFELLRVLGSTRARMAGVIEISELARLVLDALHESGRITHASLYLLAEDRPGYRLLDARGPAPVSFLDTGAARGVLFAVASGQKAVLLENVERRIAVMRQQAVEGKRFRDELKRLHDTRAALVQMKAGITVPLLGNDRVIGFLNLWDERVPEAYASDEIALMLEVAERLATALENSKLYETIRERDRLAALGEMAAGLAHEIRNPLGAIKGAAQCLDPRRLPGEEGEFLEVIVEEVNRLNGVVSAFLDYARPLKQTFGPTDLNEVVTRTARLIHNELPPGLELKVEQEENLPRVEADAEQLKQVLINLVQNAMQALAGEAGGGITVKTVRPDRFNDFRHAGDSFVELHVSDTGPGIPPEQHQSIFVPFYTTKQKGTGLGLAISQRIVKNHGGTLSVRSKPGEGATFIIRLPAPPPEPTQSHDSGLADGPSLPNGRLAETPPPDGTPSPPRHERKSRREKKRRAV; encoded by the coding sequence ATGGACATCCGGACACAGAGCGCGCTTCTCGCATCCATCATCGGTCTGGCGCTTGGCGTCTCCATGTTGTTGAGAGCCGCACGTCCGCGGGTGCTCACGCTCTACTCCGTCTTCGCGTTGACATTGGGGGGCTACTACCTCTCCACCTTCATCCATGACTTCTTCGCCACGGGCAACTATCCGTGGGTGACGCGGGTGGCGGTGGGCGCCACCATCCTACTGGCTTCGCTCGTTCCTGGCGCGGCCGTCGCCTTCTTCCTCGAGTTCCTCGGCGTCAGCCAGGGCACCCACCTGTTAGGCAGGCGGCTCGCCTTCCTCTCGGCCGTGTTCGGGCTGATGGTGGCGGTGTCCCCGCTGGCCCAGAAGGAGTGGGCGCGGATCGTCGTGGGCACGTGGGTGCTTGGCGCGCTGCTGGCCTCGGTGTCGTTGCTGCTGCGACGAGTGCGCACCACGGATTCACGCATCGAGCGGCTGCGGCTGACGTACCTGGCCATTGGCGCCGGGGCGGCCATCCTCTTCAGCGTGTTGGATCAGCTCGAGCGCTACGGGCTGCCCTTCCCCACCCCGCTGGGGCCCGTCTTCACCACGCTCTACCTGTTCTTCCTCGCGCAGACGCTGTTGCGGCTGCGGCTGATGGATCTGCACGAGCTCTTGGCGAAGATCGTCTCGCAGACGCTGCTCGCCTCCATCCTGGCGGTGGTCTTCACGCTGCTGACGATGTGGGTGGACAAGAACAACACCTCGCTCTTCATCTTCAACACGGTGGTGGCGACGTTCGTGCTGCTCATCCTCCTGGAGCCCCTGCGGGCCAAGGTGGAGGAGCGCGTGGTGGCGGTCTTCTTCCGCGAGCGCTTCGAGCTGCTGAGGGTGCTCGGCAGCACGCGGGCGCGCATGGCGGGCGTCATCGAGATCTCCGAGCTGGCGCGGCTGGTGCTCGACGCGCTGCACGAGTCGGGGCGGATCACCCACGCGTCGCTGTACCTGCTGGCCGAGGACCGGCCGGGCTACCGGCTGTTGGACGCGCGGGGGCCGGCGCCGGTGTCGTTCCTGGACACGGGGGCGGCGCGCGGGGTGCTGTTCGCGGTGGCGTCGGGGCAGAAGGCGGTGCTGCTGGAGAACGTGGAGCGGCGCATCGCGGTGATGAGGCAGCAGGCGGTGGAGGGCAAGCGCTTCCGGGACGAGCTCAAGCGGCTGCACGACACGCGCGCGGCGCTGGTGCAGATGAAGGCGGGGATCACCGTGCCGCTCTTGGGCAATGACCGGGTCATCGGCTTCCTCAACCTGTGGGACGAGCGGGTGCCGGAAGCGTACGCCTCGGATGAGATCGCGCTGATGCTGGAGGTGGCGGAGCGGCTGGCGACGGCGCTGGAGAACTCCAAGCTGTACGAGACCATCCGAGAGAGAGATCGCCTGGCGGCGCTGGGCGAGATGGCGGCGGGCCTGGCGCATGAAATCCGCAATCCGCTGGGGGCCATCAAGGGCGCGGCGCAGTGTCTGGATCCGCGGCGGCTGCCGGGCGAGGAAGGCGAGTTCCTGGAGGTGATCGTCGAGGAGGTCAACCGGCTCAACGGGGTGGTGTCGGCGTTCCTCGACTACGCGCGGCCGCTCAAGCAGACGTTCGGGCCCACGGATCTGAACGAGGTGGTGACGCGCACGGCGCGGCTCATCCACAACGAGCTGCCGCCGGGGCTGGAGCTCAAGGTGGAGCAGGAGGAGAACCTGCCGCGGGTGGAGGCGGACGCGGAGCAGCTCAAGCAGGTGCTCATCAACCTGGTGCAGAACGCGATGCAGGCGCTGGCGGGGGAGGCGGGAGGAGGCATCACGGTGAAGACGGTGCGGCCGGACCGCTTCAACGACTTCCGCCACGCGGGGGACTCGTTCGTGGAGCTGCACGTGTCGGACACGGGCCCGGGGATTCCACCCGAGCAGCACCAGAGCATCTTCGTGCCCTTCTACACGACGAAGCAGAAGGGCACGGGGCTGGGGCTGGCGATTTCGCAGCGCATCGTGAAGAACCACGGGGGGACGCTGTCGGTGCGCAGCAAACCGGGCGAGGGCGCCACGTTCATCATCCGCCTGCCCGCCCCGCCCCCCGAGCCCACCCAGTCCCATGACTCGGGGCTCGCGGACGGGCCGTCCCTTCCCAACGGCAGGCTCGCCGAGACTCCGCCGCCGGACGGCACGCCCTCCCCTCCCCGGCACGAGCGCAAGTCCAGGCGCGAGAAGAAGCGCCGGGCGGTCTGA
- a CDS encoding transglycosylase SLT domain-containing protein — MKAFLPLFAVAAATSLAFTQASPPPESASQEPAAPPRSLTGNAPPEAQLSPPPDTEKSLVPPGYMQVFNPAFPGEPPPAPPLAPPVSLGRAYGLEDLAPYFAQGTLPLAKAAFDQGQYTRTRELLEKEGSSPPVRYLRALSAVRAGDHARAAEEMRALSADYPALRDRCLTHAGVALEALGRFPEAAEMLSQVPESSRLYADARLGLGRVLRKTKDAEGALTALAPLANLVAPAWGRNVGAEALLASADLAVDLKDKARERDFLWRLWARHPLTPLAQIAQVRLKGQQHPLEMKVIRAEQLIELHRNRQGLELLQPLLPKLVLPDALACRAHFAYGKALRKERQHTSAIAALTPVADKCQDRELLPRVLYVLGSSRSIVDQVRGPETYERLARDFPEHSFADDALFFAADLYVKTGRLELASERLKTLAMLYPQGDYLGEALFKDYWIARERKAADGGLPLLEEIEKRFAEADETNDVERARYWRARTLQERKQPEQAAALFESLALEHPATYYGLLARTMLGSLDAERARRLAPQLDFSTQERREPWPLHAGGMEKDPHFLAAVELLRLGFPEAVSSELLAINRVSLPAENIRLIVHLLALSGDERGAHAVARIALRRDLSGPITPQTRPLWEVAYPNAFRDLIEKHTAAAGVEPDLLQALMREESALDPKALSWAGALGLTQLMPTTANAVARQLKLKVPSTQALLEPELNIRLGAHYLGSLIKRFPGQTPFAVGSYNAGPLAVDKWRADRPGMSLDAWVEEVPIAETRGYIKRVLRSFNTYQLLYGRPTKAPLLQASK, encoded by the coding sequence ATGAAAGCCTTCCTGCCGCTGTTCGCCGTCGCCGCCGCCACCTCGCTGGCCTTCACCCAGGCGTCTCCTCCCCCGGAGTCCGCCTCCCAGGAGCCGGCCGCGCCTCCCCGGTCGCTCACCGGCAACGCGCCCCCCGAGGCCCAGCTCTCGCCGCCCCCGGACACGGAGAAGTCCCTCGTGCCCCCGGGCTACATGCAGGTCTTCAACCCGGCCTTCCCGGGTGAGCCGCCCCCGGCGCCGCCCCTGGCCCCTCCCGTCTCCCTCGGCCGCGCCTACGGCCTGGAGGACCTCGCCCCGTACTTCGCCCAGGGCACGCTCCCGCTGGCCAAGGCGGCCTTCGACCAGGGCCAGTACACCCGCACCCGCGAGCTGCTCGAGAAGGAGGGGAGTTCTCCGCCCGTGCGCTACCTGCGCGCCTTGAGCGCCGTGCGCGCCGGGGACCACGCGCGTGCCGCCGAGGAGATGCGCGCCCTCTCCGCGGACTACCCCGCGCTGCGCGACCGCTGCCTCACCCACGCCGGCGTCGCCCTGGAGGCCCTCGGCCGCTTCCCCGAGGCCGCCGAGATGCTCTCCCAGGTGCCCGAGTCGTCCCGGCTCTACGCAGATGCCCGCCTGGGGCTCGGCCGCGTGCTGCGCAAGACGAAGGACGCCGAGGGCGCCCTCACCGCGCTCGCCCCCCTGGCCAACCTCGTCGCGCCCGCCTGGGGCCGCAACGTCGGCGCCGAGGCCCTGCTGGCCAGCGCCGACCTCGCCGTGGACCTGAAGGACAAGGCGCGCGAGCGCGACTTCCTCTGGCGCCTGTGGGCCCGCCACCCCCTCACCCCCCTGGCGCAGATCGCCCAGGTCCGGCTCAAGGGCCAGCAGCACCCCCTGGAGATGAAGGTCATTCGCGCCGAGCAGCTCATCGAGCTGCACCGCAATCGCCAGGGCCTGGAGCTGCTCCAGCCCCTGCTGCCCAAGCTCGTACTGCCCGACGCGCTCGCCTGCCGCGCCCACTTCGCCTACGGCAAGGCCCTGCGCAAGGAGCGCCAGCACACCAGCGCCATCGCCGCGCTCACCCCCGTGGCCGACAAGTGCCAGGACCGCGAGCTGCTGCCGCGCGTGCTCTACGTGCTCGGCTCCTCGCGCTCCATCGTGGATCAGGTGCGCGGCCCCGAGACGTATGAGCGGCTCGCCCGCGACTTCCCCGAGCACTCCTTCGCCGATGACGCGCTCTTCTTCGCCGCCGACCTGTACGTGAAGACGGGGCGGCTGGAGCTCGCCTCCGAGCGCCTCAAGACGCTGGCGATGCTCTACCCCCAGGGCGACTACCTGGGCGAGGCACTCTTCAAGGACTACTGGATCGCCCGCGAGCGCAAGGCCGCCGACGGGGGCCTCCCCCTGCTCGAGGAGATCGAGAAGCGCTTCGCCGAGGCGGACGAGACGAACGACGTGGAGCGCGCGCGCTACTGGCGGGCTCGCACGCTGCAGGAGCGCAAGCAGCCCGAGCAGGCCGCGGCGCTCTTCGAGTCGCTCGCGCTGGAGCACCCCGCCACCTACTACGGCCTGCTGGCGCGCACGATGCTGGGCTCGCTGGATGCGGAGCGCGCGCGGCGCCTGGCTCCCCAGTTGGACTTCTCCACCCAGGAGCGGCGCGAGCCCTGGCCGCTGCACGCGGGCGGCATGGAGAAGGATCCGCACTTCCTCGCCGCCGTGGAGCTGTTGCGCCTGGGCTTCCCCGAGGCGGTGTCCTCGGAGCTGCTCGCCATCAACCGCGTGAGCCTGCCGGCCGAGAACATCCGGCTCATCGTGCACCTGCTGGCGCTGTCGGGAGATGAGCGCGGGGCCCACGCGGTGGCGCGCATCGCCCTGCGCCGGGACTTGAGCGGCCCCATCACCCCCCAGACGCGCCCGCTCTGGGAGGTGGCCTATCCCAACGCCTTCCGCGACCTCATCGAGAAGCACACCGCCGCGGCGGGCGTGGAGCCGGACCTGTTGCAGGCCCTCATGCGCGAGGAGAGCGCGTTGGACCCCAAGGCGCTCTCGTGGGCGGGGGCGCTCGGCCTCACCCAGCTCATGCCCACCACGGCCAATGCGGTGGCCCGGCAGCTCAAGCTCAAGGTCCCCTCGACGCAGGCGCTCCTGGAGCCGGAGCTCAACATCCGCCTGGGCGCGCACTACCTGGGCTCGCTCATCAAGCGCTTCCCCGGACAGACGCCGTTCGCCGTGGGCAGCTACAACGCCGGTCCCCTGGCGGTGGACAAGTGGCGCGCGGATCGTCCGGGCATGTCGCTGGACGCGTGGGTGGAGGAGGTGCCCATCGCCGAGACGCGTGGCTACATCAAGCGCGTGCTGCGCTCGTTCAACACCTACCAGCTCCTCTACGGGCGCCCCACCAAGGCGCCCCTGCTCCAGGCCTCCAAGTAG
- a CDS encoding acyl-CoA dehydrogenase family protein → MMNAEAKQVLDAARELAPVVSSRAADIESGRRLPLELLGQLKQAGFFRMFVPRSHGGLEVDLRTGMQVLETLARADGATGWTTMIGSESPHLFSFLSRERFDAIYSGGPDVIMAGGFNAQGQAVVEPGGYRVTGRWGFASGCQHADWLIGNCVVLHEGQTLPRPTEGLLRMRAMLLRPQEVRILDTWNVLGLRGTGSHDVEMQGVFCPEENTLDIFSGTSHLPGPGFVAPLLQFALHMAAVSLGIAQGALEDLVTLVGTGKRRMYARAPLFESPVFQLQLGRADTRVRAARALLRDLSEELWDASTNNPAAIPAVAPRVSAALAWVTETAAEVVGACYQAAGASALKDGSSLQRRFRDLHTFRQHAAAAEGWLGQAGAALLGQPTGFWT, encoded by the coding sequence ATGATGAATGCCGAGGCGAAGCAGGTGCTGGACGCGGCGCGGGAGTTGGCTCCGGTGGTGTCATCCCGGGCGGCGGACATCGAGTCGGGGCGCCGGCTGCCGTTGGAGCTGCTCGGTCAGCTCAAGCAGGCGGGCTTCTTCCGGATGTTCGTCCCCCGGAGCCATGGCGGCCTCGAGGTGGACCTGCGCACCGGCATGCAGGTCCTGGAGACCCTGGCCCGGGCGGATGGGGCCACCGGGTGGACGACGATGATCGGCTCGGAGAGCCCCCACCTCTTCTCGTTCCTCTCACGTGAGCGCTTCGACGCCATCTACTCGGGCGGGCCGGACGTCATCATGGCCGGCGGCTTCAACGCCCAGGGGCAGGCGGTGGTGGAACCCGGCGGCTACCGCGTCACCGGGCGGTGGGGTTTCGCCAGCGGCTGCCAGCACGCGGACTGGCTGATCGGCAACTGCGTCGTCCTGCACGAGGGCCAGACGCTCCCGCGTCCCACCGAGGGCCTGCTCCGGATGCGGGCCATGCTCCTGCGGCCCCAGGAGGTGCGCATCCTCGACACCTGGAACGTGCTCGGCCTGAGGGGGACGGGCAGCCATGACGTGGAGATGCAGGGCGTCTTCTGCCCCGAGGAGAACACCCTCGACATCTTCTCCGGCACGTCCCACCTGCCGGGCCCGGGCTTCGTCGCGCCCCTGTTGCAGTTCGCGCTGCACATGGCGGCGGTGTCGCTGGGCATCGCCCAGGGCGCCCTGGAGGATCTGGTAACACTCGTCGGGACGGGCAAGCGGCGGATGTACGCCCGCGCTCCCCTCTTCGAGTCCCCCGTCTTCCAGCTCCAGCTCGGCCGCGCCGACACGCGCGTGCGGGCCGCCCGGGCGCTGCTGCGCGACCTCTCCGAGGAACTCTGGGACGCGAGCACGAACAACCCCGCGGCCATTCCAGCCGTGGCGCCGCGGGTCTCGGCGGCCCTGGCCTGGGTGACGGAGACGGCGGCCGAGGTCGTGGGCGCGTGCTACCAGGCGGCGGGCGCCAGCGCGCTCAAGGACGGCTCGAGCCTGCAGCGGCGCTTCAGGGACCTGCACACCTTCCGGCAGCACGCGGCCGCGGCGGAAGGCTGGTTGGGCCAGGCCGGGGCCGCCCTGCTCGGGCAGCCCACGGGCTTCTGGACCTGA
- the agmC gene encoding adventurous gliding motility protein AgmC gives MNTPIIKKWLAAVLCLLCAQPALAARDIYLLGNGDDGPLDVTAGQRVVNSYAKVTANVAVGATEIPVDTNTGFSPGDLVLVHQSTGLTPEPAPGNIADINLSGGSVGRWELARLGTANLETGKLRLDAPLIYAYSAAGAQVVKVPEYTDVTVRGGAELTADAWNGSKGGILAFLANGAVNIESAASINVTALGFRGGQYIKDTNAARRSCASDTEPAPGGAQRAEGIAPGLYGPNSTGRGNGANGGGGGVCYLAGGAGGGSSGRGGDGGKTHSGVDGARAVGGKGGARFIFDPLNRMVFGGGGGAGHGIIDSTAQGGRGGGIIFIRARILEGGDGTILANGASGPTTTGNSGAFGGGAGGTVYLRFAQLANCNVLSQGGRGGDTSLSTAFIGPGGGGGGGRLLMQSQTGTCEIFAEGAVAGQTPTQRPNDTVNYGATGGSPGDVAQIINDGFPETMPAPVVSTPANGSSTNNKRPTFTGTLDPSFPTGAQIILTVTTGTTTLTFTLPAAANWSYTPTSDLAAGNYTVSAVLTKQEVYSLQSNTNTFTIDLTAPAAPVVATPANGSQTNDTTPIYSGTAEPGSTVTVIVDGSPLPQTVTADANGNWSLTPTSPLDQGTHTVRATARDAAGNVSTNSNTNTFAVDTTPPAAPVATPIYSGTAEPGSTVTVIVDGSPLPQTVTADANGNWSLTPTTPLDQGPHTVTATATDTAGNVSTSSNTNTFTVDTTPPAVEVKTPAEGTTIKDNTPLYSGTAEPGSTVTVIVDGSPVGTITVDGSGTWSITPTTGLSNGPHTVTATATDTAGNSATDSNTFTVDVVIPASPVVTGPPNGTVINDNTPVITGTAPPNSTVTVIVDGNPIGTTTSDPEGNWTYTPTTPLPDGPHDITAITTNEEGNASPPSNTVRVTIDTEVPDTTIISGPEGTTPNRSATFEFDSGEPGVTYECRLDGGEWTACTSPVTYDNLPDGEHTFEVRSRDSAGNVDATPATRTWTVHVGDIDFRGDGFGCSASGGDSSLVLMALGSVLALARRRRQR, from the coding sequence ATGAACACTCCAATCATCAAGAAGTGGCTCGCGGCGGTCCTCTGCCTGCTATGCGCGCAGCCAGCACTGGCGGCGCGGGACATCTACCTGCTGGGCAACGGCGACGACGGACCGCTCGATGTCACCGCGGGCCAGCGCGTCGTCAACAGCTACGCCAAGGTGACGGCCAACGTGGCGGTGGGCGCCACGGAAATCCCAGTGGACACCAACACGGGCTTCTCGCCCGGGGACCTCGTGCTGGTGCACCAGTCGACGGGACTCACCCCCGAGCCCGCGCCGGGTAACATCGCGGACATCAACCTCAGCGGCGGCTCGGTGGGCCGCTGGGAGCTGGCGCGGCTCGGTACCGCCAACCTGGAGACGGGCAAGCTCAGGCTGGACGCGCCGCTGATCTACGCCTACTCGGCGGCGGGCGCTCAGGTCGTCAAGGTGCCCGAGTACACGGACGTCACCGTCCGGGGCGGCGCGGAGCTGACCGCCGATGCCTGGAATGGCTCCAAGGGTGGCATCCTGGCCTTCCTGGCCAACGGTGCCGTGAACATTGAGTCGGCGGCGTCCATCAACGTCACGGCCCTGGGTTTCCGTGGCGGGCAGTACATCAAGGACACCAACGCGGCCCGCCGGTCATGCGCCAGCGACACCGAGCCTGCTCCAGGAGGCGCGCAGCGCGCCGAGGGCATCGCCCCCGGTTTGTACGGCCCCAATTCCACCGGACGTGGCAATGGCGCCAACGGTGGCGGTGGAGGCGTGTGCTACCTGGCGGGTGGAGCGGGCGGCGGCAGCTCAGGCCGGGGCGGTGATGGCGGCAAGACGCACTCCGGGGTGGATGGCGCGCGTGCCGTGGGAGGAAAGGGCGGCGCCAGGTTCATCTTCGATCCGCTCAACCGGATGGTTTTCGGCGGCGGCGGCGGCGCGGGACACGGCATCATCGATTCGACCGCCCAGGGCGGCAGGGGCGGAGGCATCATCTTCATCCGGGCCAGGATCCTGGAGGGTGGTGACGGCACCATCCTGGCCAATGGCGCTTCGGGCCCCACCACGACGGGCAACAGCGGCGCTTTTGGTGGAGGAGCCGGCGGCACCGTGTACCTGCGCTTCGCCCAGCTCGCGAACTGCAATGTGCTCTCCCAGGGTGGTCGCGGCGGAGACACGAGTCTCAGTACGGCCTTCATTGGCCCGGGTGGCGGTGGTGGCGGCGGGCGCCTGCTCATGCAGTCCCAGACCGGCACCTGCGAAATCTTCGCCGAAGGAGCCGTCGCGGGCCAGACGCCCACGCAGCGTCCCAACGACACGGTGAACTACGGCGCGACTGGCGGCAGTCCGGGTGATGTGGCGCAGATCATCAATGATGGTTTCCCCGAGACCATGCCCGCCCCCGTGGTGAGCACACCCGCCAACGGGAGCTCCACCAACAACAAGCGGCCCACCTTCACGGGCACGCTCGACCCGTCTTTCCCGACGGGCGCCCAGATCATCCTCACGGTGACGACGGGCACGACCACGCTGACCTTCACCCTGCCCGCGGCGGCCAACTGGAGCTACACGCCCACCTCGGACCTGGCGGCGGGCAACTACACCGTCTCCGCCGTGCTCACCAAGCAGGAGGTCTACAGCCTGCAGAGCAACACCAACACCTTCACGATCGACCTCACCGCGCCCGCGGCGCCGGTGGTGGCGACGCCGGCCAACGGCTCGCAGACCAACGACACCACGCCGATCTACAGCGGCACGGCCGAGCCGGGCAGCACCGTCACGGTGATCGTGGATGGCTCGCCCTTGCCCCAGACCGTCACGGCGGATGCCAACGGCAACTGGAGCCTCACCCCCACCTCGCCGCTGGATCAGGGGACGCACACGGTGAGGGCCACGGCAAGGGACGCGGCAGGCAACGTGAGCACCAACTCCAACACCAACACCTTCGCGGTGGACACCACGCCTCCCGCGGCGCCGGTGGCCACGCCGATCTACAGCGGCACGGCCGAGCCGGGCAGCACCGTCACGGTGATCGTGGATGGCTCGCCCTTGCCCCAGACCGTCACGGCGGATGCCAACGGCAACTGGAGCCTCACCCCCACCACTCCGCTGGATCAGGGGCCGCACACGGTGACCGCCACGGCCACGGACACGGCGGGCAACGTGAGCACCAGCTCCAACACCAACACCTTCACGGTGGACACCACGCCTCCCGCGGTGGAGGTGAAAACGCCGGCCGAGGGCACCACCATCAAAGACAACACGCCGCTCTACAGCGGCACGGCCGAGCCGGGCAGCACCGTCACGGTGATCGTGGATGGCTCACCGGTGGGTACCATTACGGTGGATGGCAGCGGCACTTGGAGCATCACCCCCACCACCGGTCTGTCGAATGGTCCGCATACGGTGACGGCCACGGCCACGGACACGGCGGGCAACTCCGCCACCGACAGCAACACCTTCACGGTGGACGTCGTCATTCCGGCGTCCCCCGTGGTGACCGGTCCTCCCAACGGCACGGTGATCAACGACAACACGCCGGTCATCACCGGCACCGCCCCGCCCAACAGCACGGTCACGGTGATCGTGGATGGCAACCCCATCGGCACCACGACCTCGGACCCGGAGGGCAACTGGACGTACACGCCCACCACCCCGCTGCCCGATGGCCCGCATGACATCACCGCCATCACCACGAATGAAGAGGGCAACGCCAGCCCGCCGTCCAACACCGTCCGCGTCACCATCGATACGGAAGTGCCAGACACCACCATCATTTCCGGTCCCGAGGGCACCACGCCCAACCGGAGCGCGACGTTCGAGTTCGACTCCGGGGAGCCGGGCGTGACGTACGAGTGCCGCCTGGATGGCGGGGAGTGGACGGCGTGCACGTCGCCCGTCACCTACGACAACCTGCCCGATGGCGAGCACACCTTCGAGGTCCGCTCCCGTGACTCCGCGGGCAATGTGGACGCGACGCCCGCCACCCGCACCTGGACCGTGCACGTGGGAGACATCGACTTCCGCGGTGATGGTTTCGGCTGCTCGGCCTCCGGCGGGGACTCCTCGCTGGTGCTGATGGCGCTGGGCTCGGTCCTCGCGCTGGCCCGCCGCCGCCGTCAGCGCTGA
- a CDS encoding OmpA family protein has translation MSHTHSAGPKRLSLFATLMLAATSLAGSDALAQPTGLGRFELERLVLNPNGQGSLTVGTGELLPQGGYRLSLLGHYENDPLVMYRDGNRLGSVVRDRVTAHLLAAWAPLRWLELGAQLPVVAWQKGDDLSGQGVGAPARTGLGTPMVYARLGLLAQQREAPLDLALELGVGLPVGSVDTLSRDGSVRLEPKLMLGRRFGGLRAGVEGGVLVRPSVMVGGEEVEDVLGSEVRLGAVVATTGPGLRGELNLRGVLPLGGQPQSMELLAGLRLPLSERVEAYALGGPGFGDTLGTPTFRVLLGVALVDGKPRDADKDGILDDQDKCPNEAGPVERQGCPVRDADGDGIEDGQDKCPNEAGPAERQGCPVRDADGDGIEDGQDKCPNEAGTAERQGCPVRDADKDGIEDGQDKCPNEAGTAERQGCPVRDSDGDGLVDERDACPTQPGLKELRGCPAKDSDNDSVADHLDNCPTEAGVADNQGCPAKQKQMVAIQKGKLEIKEQVFFATGKAVIQPRSFKMLDQVAKVLREHPEVEQMIIEGHTDNRGKAEANRKLSQARAESVKKYLVDKGVEASRLEAKGFGPDQPIATNDTEKGRAANRRVDFIITTPEREQQQ, from the coding sequence ATGAGCCATACCCACTCGGCGGGCCCCAAGCGCCTGTCGCTTTTCGCCACACTGATGCTCGCCGCCACATCGCTCGCCGGTTCGGACGCGCTCGCCCAGCCCACGGGCCTGGGCCGCTTCGAGCTGGAGCGCCTCGTGCTCAATCCCAACGGCCAGGGCTCGCTCACCGTGGGGACGGGCGAGCTGCTCCCCCAGGGTGGGTACCGGCTGTCGCTGCTGGGGCACTATGAGAACGACCCCCTGGTCATGTACCGGGACGGCAACCGGCTGGGCTCGGTGGTGCGCGATCGCGTCACCGCGCACCTGCTGGCGGCCTGGGCGCCCTTGCGGTGGCTGGAGTTGGGCGCGCAGCTGCCCGTGGTGGCGTGGCAGAAGGGGGATGACCTCTCCGGGCAGGGCGTGGGCGCACCGGCGCGCACGGGCCTGGGCACGCCCATGGTGTACGCGCGGCTGGGACTGCTCGCGCAGCAGCGCGAGGCGCCGTTGGATCTGGCGCTCGAGCTGGGCGTGGGCCTGCCCGTGGGCAGCGTGGACACGCTGTCGCGGGACGGGAGCGTGCGCCTGGAGCCCAAGCTGATGCTGGGCCGGCGCTTCGGCGGGCTGCGCGCGGGCGTGGAGGGCGGCGTGCTGGTGCGGCCCTCCGTCATGGTGGGCGGCGAGGAAGTGGAGGACGTGCTGGGCAGCGAGGTGCGCCTGGGCGCGGTGGTGGCCACGACGGGACCGGGGCTGCGCGGAGAACTCAACCTGCGCGGCGTCCTCCCGCTCGGCGGCCAGCCGCAGTCCATGGAGCTGCTGGCCGGTCTGCGGCTGCCCCTGAGCGAGCGCGTCGAGGCCTATGCCCTGGGCGGTCCCGGCTTTGGTGACACGCTCGGCACGCCCACCTTCCGCGTGCTGCTGGGCGTGGCGCTGGTCGATGGGAAGCCGCGTGACGCCGACAAGGACGGCATCCTGGACGACCAGGACAAGTGCCCCAACGAGGCGGGTCCGGTCGAGCGTCAGGGCTGCCCGGTGCGTGACGCCGACGGCGATGGCATCGAGGACGGCCAGGACAAGTGCCCCAACGAGGCGGGCCCGGCCGAGCGTCAGGGTTGCCCGGTGCGCGACGCCGACGGAGATGGCATCGAGGATGGCCAGGACAAGTGCCCCAACGAGGCGGGCACGGCCGAGCGTCAGGGCTGCCCGGTGCGTGACGCCGACAAGGACGGCATCGAGGACGGCCAGGACAAGTGCCCCAACGAGGCGGGCACGGCCGAGCGTCAGGGCTGCCCGGTGCGCGACTCGGACGGGGATGGTCTGGTGGACGAGCGGGATGCGTGCCCCACGCAGCCAGGACTGAAGGAGCTGCGCGGCTGCCCGGCGAAGGACAGCGACAACGACAGCGTGGCGGACCACCTGGACAACTGCCCCACCGAGGCGGGTGTGGCCGACAACCAGGGCTGCCCGGCGAAGCAGAAGCAGATGGTGGCCATCCAGAAGGGCAAGCTGGAGATCAAGGAGCAGGTGTTCTTCGCCACGGGCAAGGCGGTCATCCAGCCGCGCTCCTTCAAGATGCTGGATCAGGTGGCCAAGGTGCTGCGCGAGCACCCCGAGGTGGAGCAGATGATCATCGAGGGCCACACCGACAACCGGGGCAAGGCGGAGGCCAACCGCAAGCTGTCCCAGGCCCGGGCCGAGTCGGTGAAGAAGTACCTGGTGGACAAGGGCGTGGAGGCGTCGCGCCTGGAGGCCAAGGGCTTCGGTCCCGATCAGCCCATCGCGACCAACGACACGGAGAAGGGCCGCGCGGCCAACCGCCGCGTGGATTTCATCATCACCACCCCCGAGCGCGAGCAGCAGCAGTAG